The genomic DNA AGATCGACCAGTTCGGCGCGATCCAGCACGCTTTCCGGCAGGTAATCGGGCAGCCGCGGCGCCCAGTAATCCACCGTGCTCTTCATGATCCGGCGCAGGGTGCGGGCGGGCAGCCCTTTGGTCAGCGGGTACACCGGGACGATCGCCCGCGTGTGCAGGTTGTCGAACTCCAGCAACTCCCATTCCGGGTTGTTCATCGATGGTCTGCCCAGGTACTGCTCGACCCGGCCACTGACGACCACCTGTTCGCCGCGCTTGAGCTGATCCTGCAAATACGGCTGCCCGAAGAAGAAGACGGTCAGGGTAGCCGTGCCATCATCCATCACGATCTGCAGGGATTGCCGGCCACTGCGCCCTTTAAAGACCCGGCTGTTGACTATTGTGCCGATCAGCGTCACGACCTCGCCGGGTCGGGCGCGGTTGATCGGCAACAGGCGCGTGTAATCATCATGGCGACGCGGAACATGGTAGAGCAGATCGCCCACAGTGCGGATGCCCAGCTGGGCCAGCTTTTCGGCGTTCTTTTCCCCCACACCCTCGATGACGGTCACCGGCGCTTCCAGCCCGCGCAGCAGGTCAAGCTCCTCGGCCAACTCGCGCGGACGGCGCGGTCTGCGGCGCGGTTTAGGGCGGGATGGCTCAACCGGCTGTCCTGCCTCTTCCATCCCGGCTTCAGCGGGCGCCGCCGGTTCTTCCGGCGCTATCATCTCCAGCGCTACTGTCTCCGGCTCCACCGCTTCCAGCGGCGCAGCTTCGGCCTCCACCGGCCCGGCGCCCACGGGGGGCATCGCTTCGGCAGGGGAAGGCCCCTGCGCCGGAGGGGGCGTCGGCGTTGCTTGGTGGGGGGATTCGACCGCTGGAGCAGGTGGCCGGGGGCGTTCACGCCGGGGTTCGGCGATCCGCTCCTGCTGTGCGGGAGGACGCGGCGCAGATCTGGCAGGTGGCTGTTCCCGAACGGGTGCTGGCGTGGCGGCAGGCCCCGGTGGTGCAGGTGTATCGGCTGGCGGGATGCGCCCGGTAATGCGACCGATCATGTATTTGACCGCCTCATGGCGCTCGTCGTGGCTGGTGAGCTGCTCATAGCGGCGCATGAGACCGGCCAGTTCATCTACCAGCGCGTGGTGCTCAGGTCGCTTGGCCTGAGCGTGCGCGTCGCTCTGCCACCGGTCGGTGAATGCGCCCAGGCCGCCAATCACAGCGGTGTTTTTGTACCCCTGCTCGCGTTCGAGCTTGAGGATTTTCATCAGGGTTTCAAGTGCTGAAGGCATACCTGTCTCAGTTCGCTATCCCGCCGTTACCAGCGCCAGGCCCAGCGCGGCGGTCCCAACGTGCGTGCCCAGAGCCGGGTTCACATTGACAATCAGCGTGTCGCCGGGCGGAGTAACATCCGCCAGTGTATCGCACAGTTCCTCGGCCATCACCTGATTGTTCGTGTGCAGGATGGCCAGCCGCTCCAGCGGCGCGTATTGCCGGGCTAGTTCCACCAGCCGGGCAGCCGCCCGTTTGAATGTGCGGACGTTATCCAGAGATTTTACATTGCCTTCGGTCAACTGGACGACCGGTTTGATCTGCAACAAGCGCCCCGCGATAGCCGTTACCCAGCCGACCCGCCCGCTACGACGCAGATTCTCCAGCGTGTTGAGCGCCCCAAAGACATGAACACGAGGGCGCATCCGCGCCAGCGTTAATGCGATCTTCGCGGCACTCGCCCCGGCGGCAGCCATCTCCGCTGCCTGAATCACCTGGAAGCCAGCTCCCATAGTCACCTGCCCGGAGTCGATCAGGGTATAGCGGCCCGGCACAACTTCCTCCGCCGCCAGGTAAAAGGTGTTGTAGATGGCGCTCAGACGGGCCGGGGCGGCAATCAGGATCAGGTGATCGGCTTCGGCTGCCTTGCGGGCGATCATCTCCCGCGTCACACCCAGCGGACAGGCCGAGGTGGTTGGAAGTTGCGACAGGCTGGGCATCCTGGCGTAAAACGCCTCCCGCGTGAGCTGCACACCATCATCCAGGTAGCTCTGGCCATCCATAACCACAACAGCCGGAATCAGGGTGATATCCAGCTGCCTGGCTACCTCCGCCGGTACATCGCACACGCTATCCGCCAGCACTTTCAGGATTGCCACCGTCTTACGCCTCTTCTTCAGCCTCGCAAATCACAATCCCTACCCCATCCGGGCCGAGGTGAGCAGCCAGGGAAGGGCCGTATACCACCACCGGAAAGTCCCGCTCGCCGAATTCCAGGGCCAGCCGATCCTGGATCAGGCGGGTTTGCTCGGTGATCTGGGTGGTGTTCTGCACAATCACCAACTGCTGGATATCGGCGAATTCGGTCACAAACTCCAGCAATTTGTCGACCGCCTGGGCGCGCGTCCGCACTTTTTCCATAGGCACCAGGCAGCCATCTTCAATGGTCAGGAAGGGCTTGATACCCAGGATTTTTCCCAGGATCGCCTGCGCTTCGCCGATCAGATTGCCACGGAAGAGATACTCCAGCGTTTCCACATAAAACACGCTGTAAACTCGCGGCACCGCCGCGCGCACAATCCGCACCACGCTTTCCAGTGACGCATTGCTTTCCACCGCCTGGATCGCTGTTTCCACCAGAAAGGCCAGCCCCACCGAAGCCGTCAGCGAATCGATGACCACAATGTCCGAGCGTCCGCGCATGATCTCCGCAGCCGTCTGCGCATTACGGTACGACTGGCTCAGGCCGCTGGCCATCGGCAGGACGAGAATGTGATCGGCCTGTTCGCCCAGCCTCCCGAAGAGTTCCACATACTCAGCCACTGTGGGCGCTTCCAGGATGGGAGGTGGCGCCCCTTCAGCAAGCACGCGCCGAAAGAAGCCTTCGGCGTCCAGATCGACGCCTTCCCGGAAGGTCTGTTCTCCCAGGCGAATGGTCGCCGGGATCACCGTGATATCATGCTGACTAACAAACGCCGGATCGAGAAACTGCGCCGAGCTATCGGTAACAATACTGACTTTAGCCAAGCGCTTCCCCCTCTAAACGTGTATGTTGCCAGATTCTCGCTCGCCCGTGCTCGGTGCTGGAAGCCAGTGGCCCCCGGCACACCGGACGCTAATCATTCGATGCTCAACAGGTAGAAGTAATGAGGTTGTCCTCCGGGAATGACCTCAAACGTAAACGAG from Anaerolineae bacterium includes the following:
- a CDS encoding DegV family protein is translated as MAILKVLADSVCDVPAEVARQLDITLIPAVVVMDGQSYLDDGVQLTREAFYARMPSLSQLPTTSACPLGVTREMIARKAAEADHLILIAAPARLSAIYNTFYLAAEEVVPGRYTLIDSGQVTMGAGFQVIQAAEMAAAGASAAKIALTLARMRPRVHVFGALNTLENLRRSGRVGWVTAIAGRLLQIKPVVQLTEGNVKSLDNVRTFKRAAARLVELARQYAPLERLAILHTNNQVMAEELCDTLADVTPPGDTLIVNVNPALGTHVGTAALGLALVTAG
- a CDS encoding DegV family protein — translated: MAKVSIVTDSSAQFLDPAFVSQHDITVIPATIRLGEQTFREGVDLDAEGFFRRVLAEGAPPPILEAPTVAEYVELFGRLGEQADHILVLPMASGLSQSYRNAQTAAEIMRGRSDIVVIDSLTASVGLAFLVETAIQAVESNASLESVVRIVRAAVPRVYSVFYVETLEYLFRGNLIGEAQAILGKILGIKPFLTIEDGCLVPMEKVRTRAQAVDKLLEFVTEFADIQQLVIVQNTTQITEQTRLIQDRLALEFGERDFPVVVYGPSLAAHLGPDGVGIVICEAEEEA